From the genome of Populus trichocarpa isolate Nisqually-1 chromosome 15, P.trichocarpa_v4.1, whole genome shotgun sequence, one region includes:
- the LOC7454468 gene encoding serine/arginine-rich splicing factor RS40 isoform X1 — MRPIFCGNFEYDARQTELERLFKRYGRVERVDMKSGFAFIYMEDERDAEDAIRGLDRVEFGRKGRRLRVEWTKQERGIRRPGGTSRRSTNTRPSKTLFVINFDPHHTRTKDLERHFEPYGRIVSVRIRRNFAFVQYEAQEDATKALDATNLSKLLDRVISVEYAVRDDDERKDGYSPDRSRDRSPDRRGHDRRRSPSPYRRERGSPDYGRGPSPYRKERGSPDYGRRRSPSPYRRDRASPDYGRGTSRSPYRRERAGSDHGHGPSRSPYRRDKASPVNGSPYRRDKASPVNGHGPSDSPYQREERISPENGRGPSRSPYRRERSNQGHGRGSSHSPYGRERPNPDNGRGSSRSPTERDGDSPENGQLRSPSSIPDERDSPNGGAESPMRGRYRSQSPPADE, encoded by the exons ATGAGGCCAATCTTTTGTGGGAACTTTGAGTATGATGCAAGACAGACTGAGCTGGAACGGCTTTTCAAACGATACGGGAGAGTTGAACGGGTGGATATGAAGTCTG GATTTGCTTTTATCTATATGGAAGATGAGAGAGATGCTGAGGATGCTATTCGAGGACTTGATCGTGTAGAATTTGGTCGCAAGGGCCGCAGACTTCGTGTTGAATGGACAAAG CAAGAACGTGGGATTAGAAGGCCTGGTGGCACATCAAGAAGATCAACTAATACAAGGCCTTCTAAGACGCTATTTGTCATCAACTTTGATCCACATCATACAAGGACCAAGGATTTGGAGAGGCACTTTGAACCTTATGGGAGGATAGTGAGCGTAAGGATAAGAAGAAATTTTGCATTTGTTCAGTATGAAGCACAAGAGGATGCCACCAAAGCACTGGACGCCACAAACTTAAg cAAGCTGCTGGATCGAGTGATTTCAGTGGAATATGCAGTTCGAGATGATGATGAAAGGAAAGATGGATACAGTCCTGATAGAAGTCGTGATAGGTCACCAGATAGGCGAGGACATGATAGGAGGCGCTCTCCAAGTCCTTACCGGAGAGAGAGGGGAAGCCCTGATTACGGCCGTGGCCCTAGTCCATATCGCAAGGAGAGGGGTAGCCCAGATTATGGTCGTCGCCGCAGCCCTAGCCCCTATAGGAGAGATAGGGCTAGCCCTGACTATGGCCGGGGCACAAGCCGTAGTCCTTATAGGAGAGAGAGGGCTGGCAGTGATCATGGCCATGGCCCCAGCCGTAGTCCTTACCGCAGGGACAAGGCTAGTCCTGTCAATGGTAGTCCTTACCGCAGGGACAAGGCTAGTCCTGTCAATGGTCATGGCCCCAGTGATAGTCCTTATCAAAGGGAAGAAAGGATTAGCCCTGAAAATGGTCGTGGTCCAAGCCGTAGTCCATATCGAAGAGAAAGGTCTAACCAAGGCCATGGTCGTGGTTCCAGCCATAGTCCATATGGAAGAGAAAGGCCTAACCCAGACAATGGACGTGGTTCCAGCCGAAGCCCCACTgaaagagatggagatagcCCTGAAAATGGTCAACTAAGAAGCCCGAGCTCCATTCCTGATGAGAGGGACAGTCCAAATGGAGGAGCTGAAAGCCCCATGCGAGGGAGATACCGCAG CCAATCACCCCCAGCTGATGAATGA
- the LOC7454468 gene encoding serine/arginine-rich splicing factor RS40 isoform X2 has protein sequence MRPIFCGNFEYDARQTELERLFKRYGRVERVDMKSGFAFIYMEDERDAEDAIRGLDRVEFGRKGRRLRVEWTKQERGIRRPGGTSRRSTNTRPSKTLFVINFDPHHTRTKDLERHFEPYGRIVSVRIRRNFAFVQYEAQEDATKALDATNLSKLLDRVISVEYAVRDDDERKDGYSPDRSRDRSPDRRGHDRRRSPSPYRRERGSPDYGRGPSPYRKERGSPDYGRRRSPSPYRRDRASPDYGRGTSRSPYRRERAGSDHGHGPSRSPYRRDKASPVNGHGPSDSPYQREERISPENGRGPSRSPYRRERSNQGHGRGSSHSPYGRERPNPDNGRGSSRSPTERDGDSPENGQLRSPSSIPDERDSPNGGAESPMRGRYRSQSPPADE, from the exons ATGAGGCCAATCTTTTGTGGGAACTTTGAGTATGATGCAAGACAGACTGAGCTGGAACGGCTTTTCAAACGATACGGGAGAGTTGAACGGGTGGATATGAAGTCTG GATTTGCTTTTATCTATATGGAAGATGAGAGAGATGCTGAGGATGCTATTCGAGGACTTGATCGTGTAGAATTTGGTCGCAAGGGCCGCAGACTTCGTGTTGAATGGACAAAG CAAGAACGTGGGATTAGAAGGCCTGGTGGCACATCAAGAAGATCAACTAATACAAGGCCTTCTAAGACGCTATTTGTCATCAACTTTGATCCACATCATACAAGGACCAAGGATTTGGAGAGGCACTTTGAACCTTATGGGAGGATAGTGAGCGTAAGGATAAGAAGAAATTTTGCATTTGTTCAGTATGAAGCACAAGAGGATGCCACCAAAGCACTGGACGCCACAAACTTAAg cAAGCTGCTGGATCGAGTGATTTCAGTGGAATATGCAGTTCGAGATGATGATGAAAGGAAAGATGGATACAGTCCTGATAGAAGTCGTGATAGGTCACCAGATAGGCGAGGACATGATAGGAGGCGCTCTCCAAGTCCTTACCGGAGAGAGAGGGGAAGCCCTGATTACGGCCGTGGCCCTAGTCCATATCGCAAGGAGAGGGGTAGCCCAGATTATGGTCGTCGCCGCAGCCCTAGCCCCTATAGGAGAGATAGGGCTAGCCCTGACTATGGCCGGGGCACAAGCCGTAGTCCTTATAGGAGAGAGAGGGCTGGCAGTGATCATGGCCATGGCCCCAGCCGTAGTCCTTACCGCAGGGACAAG GCTAGTCCTGTCAATGGTCATGGCCCCAGTGATAGTCCTTATCAAAGGGAAGAAAGGATTAGCCCTGAAAATGGTCGTGGTCCAAGCCGTAGTCCATATCGAAGAGAAAGGTCTAACCAAGGCCATGGTCGTGGTTCCAGCCATAGTCCATATGGAAGAGAAAGGCCTAACCCAGACAATGGACGTGGTTCCAGCCGAAGCCCCACTgaaagagatggagatagcCCTGAAAATGGTCAACTAAGAAGCCCGAGCTCCATTCCTGATGAGAGGGACAGTCCAAATGGAGGAGCTGAAAGCCCCATGCGAGGGAGATACCGCAG CCAATCACCCCCAGCTGATGAATGA
- the LOC7454468 gene encoding serine/arginine-rich splicing factor RS40 isoform X3: protein MEDERDAEDAIRGLDRVEFGRKGRRLRVEWTKQERGIRRPGGTSRRSTNTRPSKTLFVINFDPHHTRTKDLERHFEPYGRIVSVRIRRNFAFVQYEAQEDATKALDATNLSKLLDRVISVEYAVRDDDERKDGYSPDRSRDRSPDRRGHDRRRSPSPYRRERGSPDYGRGPSPYRKERGSPDYGRRRSPSPYRRDRASPDYGRGTSRSPYRRERAGSDHGHGPSRSPYRRDKASPVNGSPYRRDKASPVNGHGPSDSPYQREERISPENGRGPSRSPYRRERSNQGHGRGSSHSPYGRERPNPDNGRGSSRSPTERDGDSPENGQLRSPSSIPDERDSPNGGAESPMRGRYRSQSPPADE from the exons ATGGAAGATGAGAGAGATGCTGAGGATGCTATTCGAGGACTTGATCGTGTAGAATTTGGTCGCAAGGGCCGCAGACTTCGTGTTGAATGGACAAAG CAAGAACGTGGGATTAGAAGGCCTGGTGGCACATCAAGAAGATCAACTAATACAAGGCCTTCTAAGACGCTATTTGTCATCAACTTTGATCCACATCATACAAGGACCAAGGATTTGGAGAGGCACTTTGAACCTTATGGGAGGATAGTGAGCGTAAGGATAAGAAGAAATTTTGCATTTGTTCAGTATGAAGCACAAGAGGATGCCACCAAAGCACTGGACGCCACAAACTTAAg cAAGCTGCTGGATCGAGTGATTTCAGTGGAATATGCAGTTCGAGATGATGATGAAAGGAAAGATGGATACAGTCCTGATAGAAGTCGTGATAGGTCACCAGATAGGCGAGGACATGATAGGAGGCGCTCTCCAAGTCCTTACCGGAGAGAGAGGGGAAGCCCTGATTACGGCCGTGGCCCTAGTCCATATCGCAAGGAGAGGGGTAGCCCAGATTATGGTCGTCGCCGCAGCCCTAGCCCCTATAGGAGAGATAGGGCTAGCCCTGACTATGGCCGGGGCACAAGCCGTAGTCCTTATAGGAGAGAGAGGGCTGGCAGTGATCATGGCCATGGCCCCAGCCGTAGTCCTTACCGCAGGGACAAGGCTAGTCCTGTCAATGGTAGTCCTTACCGCAGGGACAAGGCTAGTCCTGTCAATGGTCATGGCCCCAGTGATAGTCCTTATCAAAGGGAAGAAAGGATTAGCCCTGAAAATGGTCGTGGTCCAAGCCGTAGTCCATATCGAAGAGAAAGGTCTAACCAAGGCCATGGTCGTGGTTCCAGCCATAGTCCATATGGAAGAGAAAGGCCTAACCCAGACAATGGACGTGGTTCCAGCCGAAGCCCCACTgaaagagatggagatagcCCTGAAAATGGTCAACTAAGAAGCCCGAGCTCCATTCCTGATGAGAGGGACAGTCCAAATGGAGGAGCTGAAAGCCCCATGCGAGGGAGATACCGCAG CCAATCACCCCCAGCTGATGAATGA